A portion of the Eubacterium maltosivorans genome contains these proteins:
- a CDS encoding HPr family phosphocarrier protein, giving the protein MITDKVVVQNRAGLHAKPASLFVQTANKFKSEIYISKGSTRVNAKSIMGVMILAVQKGDEIVIEASGDDEKLAVEKLIELINNKFGLPDES; this is encoded by the coding sequence GTGATAACCGACAAAGTAGTGGTACAAAACCGTGCTGGACTCCACGCAAAGCCAGCATCCTTATTTGTACAAACGGCCAATAAGTTCAAGAGCGAAATTTACATCAGTAAAGGCTCAACACGTGTAAACGCTAAAAGCATTATGGGTGTAATGATTTTAGCTGTTCAAAAGGGCGATGAGATCGTAATCGAAGCCTCGGGCGATGATGAAAAGCTCGCGGTCGAAAAGTTAATAGAACTCATTAATAATAAATTCGGTCTGCCCGATGAATCTTAA
- a CDS encoding DUF1858 domain-containing protein, producing the protein MDKVTKDMGILEAVEKYPDSVPVFQAYGMHCFGCMAARFENIEQGCLAHGIDPEAMVRSINDALNAVDATK; encoded by the coding sequence ATGGATAAAGTAACAAAAGATATGGGCATCTTAGAAGCCGTTGAAAAATATCCTGATTCTGTGCCGGTTTTCCAGGCATACGGAATGCATTGCTTTGGCTGCATGGCTGCCCGTTTTGAAAATATTGAACAGGGATGTCTTGCCCACGGCATTGACCCGGAAGCAATGGTTCGTTCCATTAACGACGCGTTAAACGCTGTTGATGCGACCAAATAA
- the cobS gene encoding adenosylcobinamide-GDP ribazoletransferase — MRKILIAISFFTRFPIKLKDVSEEEFYDSMIFMPLVGLLVGAILFAVSWVLSYIHVIQLQALFTMIVYIWITGGLHLDGFADTVDALFSARDHKKMMEIMKDSRLGSFGAIGLILLFLTIWSCYTVILPENLLILILMPVIGRYCAIQTCCFSTYAEGGGGLGRRIVEMTKPWHVVLYLVLILPFAWFAIGPVAFFAALGTMVIDLGLMFYLQRKIGGITGDTIGLTIELTQTIFLVVLAVIQANWMLLAA; from the coding sequence ATGCGCAAAATACTGATCGCCATTTCCTTTTTTACCCGCTTTCCCATAAAGCTGAAGGATGTGAGCGAGGAAGAATTTTATGATTCAATGATTTTTATGCCGCTCGTGGGCCTTCTGGTTGGAGCGATCCTGTTCGCGGTCTCCTGGGTGTTATCCTATATTCATGTCATCCAGCTGCAGGCCCTCTTTACCATGATCGTCTATATCTGGATTACCGGCGGTCTGCATCTCGACGGCTTTGCCGATACGGTGGACGCCCTGTTCTCAGCCAGAGACCATAAGAAAATGATGGAGATCATGAAGGACAGCCGCCTGGGTTCTTTTGGGGCCATTGGCCTGATCCTGCTATTTCTGACCATCTGGTCCTGCTATACGGTCATTCTGCCGGAAAACCTGCTGATTCTGATCCTCATGCCTGTTATCGGGCGCTACTGCGCCATACAAACCTGCTGCTTCTCAACCTACGCTGAGGGCGGCGGCGGACTGGGGCGCCGGATTGTCGAGATGACCAAGCCCTGGCATGTGGTGCTCTATCTGGTGCTGATCCTGCCCTTTGCCTGGTTTGCCATTGGGCCGGTGGCCTTCTTTGCAGCGCTGGGAACCATGGTCATCGATTTAGGGCTCATGTTTTATTTACAGCGTAAAATCGGCGGCATCACCGGCGATACCATCGGCCTGACCATCGAGCTGACCCAGACCATTTTTCTGGTGGTTCTGGCGGTTATTCAGGCGAATTGGATGCTTCTGGCAGCGTGA